The DNA segment GTAAGGATCCATCTATCCGGTTGTCTGGGCATGTGCAGCAAGGGACCGATCATGATCGTCAACCCCGGCTACACGATCTACGGCAAGATCACTCCTGAAGATGCTGTTAACATTGTTGAGCAGCACATAGTCAATGGTCAGCCGGTTGCGGATAAGGTGGTCAATGAGGACCATCTCTACAATCGCTTTTTCAGGATATTCGGAGATAACGACTTCTTCGGCAAGCAGATGCGGATCACCCTTCGCAACTGCGGCATCATCGACCCCGAGAATATCGACGACTACCTCTCGCTAAGAGGTTACGAAGCACTTGCTAAGGTTCTCACCGACATGAGTCCGCAGGACGTCATCGACGAGGTCAAAAAGGCAGGCGTTCGCGGTCGAGGCGGCGGCGGTTTCCCGACCGGCATGAAGTGGGACTTCACAGCGCGAGAACAGAGCGACCAGAAATACGTTATATGTAACGCTGACGAAGGTGACCCCGGTGCGTTCATGGACCGCAGTGCCATCGAAGGCGACCCGCACACGGTGCTGGAAGGCATGATCATCGGCGGTTATGCGATCGGTGCCAGCAAGGGTATCGTCTACATTCGTGCCGAGTATCCGCTGGCGATCAAAAGGCTCGAAAAAGCTATCGCCGACGCAAAAGAGCACGGCTTCCTGGGCGAGAATATTCTCGGTTCCGACTTCTCTTACGATCTCGAGATCAGACTCGGTGCCGGCGCATTTGTCTGCGGTGAAGAGACTGCCCTGATCCACTCGATCGAGGGTTCTCGCGGTATGCCCAGGCCAAGGCCTCCTTATCCCTCGCAGAGCGGTCTGTTCGGCAAGCCCACGCTGATCAACAACGTCGAAACATGGGCAAACGTCCCTGTGATCATCCTTGATACCGGCGAATGGTTCAGCAGCATCGGCACCGAAAAGAGTAAGGGTACCAAAGTATTCGCGCTGGCTGGTAACGTTAACAATACGGGACTTGTTGAGGTTCCGATGGGTACGACCCTCCGCGAGATCGTTTACGATATCGGCGGCGGACTGCCCGAGGGCAAAAAGTTCAAGGCTATCCAGACGGGTGGCCCCTCCGGTGGATGTCTGCCGGCTGAGTATCTCGATACCCCGATCGACTATGAGCATCTTGCCAAGGCCGGCTCTATCATGGGCTCCGGCGGTATGATCGTCATGGACGAAGATTCCTGCATGGTAGACGTTGCAAAGTTCTTCCTGCAGTTCACCCAGGACGAGTCTTGCGGCAAGTGTACGCCCTGTCGCGAAGGCACCAAGCGAATGCTCGAGATCCTCACCCGGATAACCGAAGGCAAGGGGCAGGAAGGTGACATCGAAAAGCTCGAACGGCTGGGCAACATGGCCAGAAAAGCATCGCTTTGCGGTCTGGGGCAGTCGGCACCTAATCCGGTACTGAGCACGATCAAGAATTTCAGAGTTGAATACGAAGAACATATCAATGAAAGCAAATGCCGTGCGGGTTCATGTAAGTCCATGCTGTCGTTCGTTATCACGGACGCTTGTGTCGGCTGCGGAGCGTGCAGGCGTGTTTGTCCGGTGGATGCGATTACCGGCGGCCGTAAGGAAAAGCATGTGATCGACCAGGAAACATGCATCAAGTGCGGTCAGTGCTTTGAGGTATGTAAATTCCAGGCTGTAGAAAAGGCATAAGGAAATATTGACATGAGCGATATGATTAAGATTTACATAAACGGAAGAGAATACGAGGTAGCAGCGGGCCAGACGATCATGGAAGCCGCTGACAAGCTCGGTTACCATATCCCGCGGCTGTGCTACCATCCCAAGCTTTCGATCGAGGGTGCATGCAGAGTATGTATCGTCGAGGTCGAAGGAATGCGTAACTTCGTTGCTTCTTGTGCTTACCCTGTTACTGAAGGGATGAAGATCCGCACGAATACAAAAGAGATCCGCCGAACAAGGCGTGACATCGTCGAGTTGATCCTTGACAACCATCCGCAGGACTGCCATACCTGTGAGCGCAACAGTAACTGTGAGCTGCAGCGTCTGTCCGAGTCGATGGGTATCCAGAGACGGCACTTCGAAGGCGAGAAGAAACATTACGACAAGGACCTCAGTTCACCTGCTGTCGTGCGTGACCCGGATAAATGTATCCTTTGCGGCCGATGCGTTCGGATGTGTTCGGAAGTGCAGAACATCCATAACCTCACGCAGGCCCACCGAGGCTTTAAGACTGTTGTAATGCCCGCGTACAATATGCCGATGGATGAAAGCGTCTGTTCGACATGCGGCCAGTGCATCAACGTATGTCCCACAGCAGCGTTCATGGAATACAACTATACTCAGGACCTGTTCGAAAAGCTAAACGACGATTCACTCACGAAAGTCGTTCAGTTCGCCCCAGCCGTAAGAGCGGCGATTGGCGAAGCGTTCGGCATGGCGCCCGGCAACAATATGGAAGGTCAGCTCGTCGCCGCACTGCGTAAGCTCGGGTTCGATTATGTCTTCGATACCCAGTTCTCTGCCGATCTGACGATTATGGAAGAAGGCAGTGAGTTCCTCGAGAGACTGCAGAACAAGGGCAAACTACCGTTGATAACGTCCTGTTCACCGGGTTGGATGAAATGCGTCGAGCAGTTCTATCCTGATATGCTGGACAACATCTCGACATGCAAGTCGCCGATGTCAATGGCCGGTGCCCTGATTAAGACTTACTTCGCCGAAAAGATCGAGACCGATCCCAAGAAGATACTCAGCGTTGCTGTTATGCCCTGTACCGCCAAAAAGTACGAAGCCGACCGGCCCGAACTCGAAGTCGACGGCATGAAAACCACAGACATCGTCATCACCACACGTGAGCTGGCGTGGATGATCAAGTCTGCAGGTCTTGACTTTATCAATATGCCGGGCGAAAAGCCCGACGCTCCAATGGGCGTTTCTTCCGGTGCCGGCGCGATCTTCGGTGTTACCGGCGGAGTTATGGAAGCAGCCATCAGAACCGCATATGAACTTTTCACCGGCGAAACACTCGTTGACATCGAAATGGATAACCTTCGCGGCCTGTCCGGTGTGAAGGAAGGTAAACTTGAGATCGACGGCGAAGAGATACGTATCGCTGTTGCACACGGTCTTGGTAACGCTTCAAAGCTGTTCGACATAGTTCGCAAGGAGCCCGATCGGTTCCACTTCATCGAGATCATGGGATGCCCGGGCGGATGTATCGGCGGCGGTGGTCAGCCTTACTGCCATGCATTCTCTGAGTCGCTCGGTGAAGAATGTCTCGCAGCCAGGGCCAAAGCTCTCTACGATATCGATCGCGGCAAGACGATCCGCCGTAGTCTGGATAATCCGGACGTTCAGAAGCTATACAAGGAATATCTGCAGAGGCCCATGAGTGAGATGTCGCACAAACTGTTGCACACTCATTACAAGGCGCAGGAACCAAAGGGTATTATACCAGCTAAGAGTAAAAGATAAGTAACCGGAGCTTTAAGATGATAGAAGCTAAAGATAACAAATTGCAGGAAGTCAGGGATTTTATTGCAGGTACGAAGCAAAAGGATTACCCCGAATCGTATCTCATAGCAGTTCTGCACAAGGTCCAGGAACTCTACGGTTACCTGCCGCAGGACGTGATGGACTTCGTAGCCGAAGAAATGCAGGTCCCGACTGCCCACATCTGGGGCGTTGCGACTTTTTACCACTACTTTAACCTTGAGCCCATCGGCAAGCATGTGGTAAGTGTATGTATGGGTACAGCATGCTATGTTAAAGGTGCCGACAAGGTTCTGGACGCACTGAAGGGCGATCTGGGCGTCGAAGCAGGCCAGACAACCGAAGACGGCCTGTTCACGCTCCAGGAAGCACGGTGCCTGGGTGCGTGCGGTATCGCGCCTGTCATTATGATCGACGACAAGATCTACGGTGAACTGACGGCCAAAAGCGTGGTTGACCTTCTCAACCAGTATCGCAAAGCTGAATCTGCAGGAAAGAAGTAGTAATGAAACACATTGACGCAGCCAGAATAGAGCAGTTACTCCAAAAGCACAGCAAGACAGACAATGCAAAGGTCGACGCTGTGCTCGACAAGGCCAGGTCCCTGCAGCGTTTGACGCTGGAAGAGACCGCTGTGCTGCTGGCTGCGGACGATGCCCAAAACACCGAAAAGATCATGGAGGCGGCAGCATACGTCAAGGACGCCATCTATGGCAAACGCGTTGTCCTCTTCGCACCGCTCTACATCAGCAATGCATGCGTCAACAACTGCCGCTACTGCGGTTTCAAGTGCGAAAATCGCTCCGTTGACCGCCGCAGCCTGACTCCCGAAGAGATCAAGGAGCAGGTTTCATGGCTGTTGAACCGAGGCCACAAGCGAATACTCATGGTCGCGGGCGAAGCACTGAATTTCGACGGCAAGAAAGCGATCGACTATTACTGCGATTCCGTGCAGGCGATATATGACGCCCAGGCTGGCAAAAATCGGATCAAACGTGTAAACGTCAATGCCGCCCCGCTCAGCGTCGAAGAATTCAAACAGCTCAAAGGTATCGGAATAGGAACCTACCAGGTATTCCAGGAGACCTATCACGACGAAACTTACAGATATATGCATCCTTCGGGCCCCAAGAGCGATCCGGATAACCGCATAAATGCGATCGACAGAGCATTCGCAGCCGGCATCGATGACGTCGGCATAGGCGTGCTTTACGGGCTTTACGATTACAAATTCGAGACGCTTGCCATGCTGATGCACTGCGAGCACCTCGAGAATAAATTCAACGTCGGCCCCCACACCATCTCAGTGCCCCGAATAGAGCCTGTCGCCGGCAGCGATGTCAGTGAAAACGTTCCTCATCCGCTGACCGACGAAGATTTCATGCGGCTGGTCGCGATACTGCGTCTCTCCGTGCCGTACACCGGCATCATACTTTCGACCCGCGAAACGCCCGAAATGCGTGACATACTGGTTCACCACGGCGTGTCGCAGATAAGCGCCGAATCCCGCGTTTCCCCCGGCGGCTACGACGACGAAGAAACCGAAGAAGGCATTCAGTTCACCCTCGGCGACCACCGCACACAGGACGAGATCATCGGTTCCCTGCTGGAACAGGGATATCTGCCCAGCTTCTGTGCCGCCTGCTACCGCAAGGAACGTACCGGCGAGCGGTTCATGAGCCTTGCAAAACCCGGCGCTATCAAAGGCATGTGCCAGGTCAACGCACTGGTCACCCTGAAAGAATATCTGGACGATTTCGCGTCCGACTCGGTCAAACAGGCCGGTTATAAGCTCATTAACAAGCAGATAAACAGTTTGACCGGCACCGACCGCGAGATCCTGCGGGACATGTTCAAACATATCGATGATGGCGTGAGAGATGAATATGTCTGATGTGCGTGCCGTTTTAAACCGCGTATATACGGCTGATATGCCCGATCTGCGTGATATCGAGTATCTGCTTTCGCTCGAAGATGCCGATCAGATCGATGAGCTATACAAGTTCGCCGATAACGTAAGGCGAGAGCAGGTCGGTGACGGCGTACTGCTGCGAGGAATAGTTGAATTTTCGAATTACTGCAGGAATACCTGTGCGTATTGCGGTTTGAACAAGTATAATAAGCAAATTCGACGATATCGCATGGCTCACGATGAGATCATGGCCTGCTTGGATAAGATCGTCAGTTGCAATACAAAAACGGTTGTTCTGCAGTCCGGCGAAGAAGATGAGCTCGATGCCGCTTGGCTGCAGGACTTGCTCTTCAAAATAAAAGATAAGCACGATATCGCTGTAACGCTCTCGCTCGGTGAAAGAAGTGACCAGGAGTTCGAGATGTGGCGAAACGCCGGCGCTGACCGCTACCTGCTCAAGATCGAAACTTCCGACAAGCAGCTCTATGAAAAGCTGCATCCGGAAATGAGCTTCGATCGACGCGTTGAGTGCTTGCGTAAGCTCGGCTCGATGGGTTATCAACTGGGCAGCGGCTGTATGGTCGGTCTCAAAGGTCAGACGACCGCCAGTCTCGCTCGCGACGTACAGTTTTTCGTCCGCGAGAAGATCGCCATGATCGGCATCGGCCCGTTCATACCTCACAGCCAGACCGAGTGTGCAAATCACGCATGCGGAGACGTCGAGCTGGTGTGCAAAATGACGGCCGTAACAAGGATCGCGACAAAGAACACGCATATGCCCGCAACGACGGCATTAGGCAGCCTGGGCAACGGCGATATGAGATTGAAAGCACTGGCGTGCGGGGCAAATGTTCTGATGCCCAACTTCACGCCGGTAGAGTATAAAAAACTTTACGAGATTTACCCGGGCAAACGCTGCGTTAACGAGCCTACGGGCGCATGCAGCGGATGCATGGAAAAAATGGTGAAGTCTATAGGTAGATATGTTGACTGGGCACGGGGTGATACGTTAAAAAGTTACAACTAACTTGATTTTGCGCAAGACGTACAGCCGGAACCGGACCTGGGTCCTAAGTAAAAATTGCTACGGTTTTATTTGAACAAGTAGGAGAAAATGAGATGGCCAAGAGAGTATTGATTATCGACGATGACGCAGATTTTCGCGAGTCAATTGCGAATTTGCTGGAAGCTAAGAACTATAACGTATCTGCTGCAGCAAATGGCCAGGAAGGTATCGAAAAAGCAAAGTCTGATACGCCGAATATCATCCTTCTGGATGTTATGATGACCACAAAGTCCGAGGGCTTTGACGTAGCTCGCGAGCTTCAGAAAATCGACTCGCTCAAGGGCACACCCGTCATCATGATCACGGGCGTTCGCAAGGAAATGAACCTGCCGTTCGGTTTCGAACCGGACGAAGACTGGCTCCCCGTAAAGGACGTGCTCGAAAAGCCCGTCAAGCCTGAGGATCTGCTCAAGGCCGTTCAAAAGTACATAAAATAAATTTTTGCCTCCTCCTCCTCCTTTGGTTTGGCGTCCACACGGGCGCCAAAGGATGGGGCTGGGAAAATTTCTTCCGGCCCCATCATATTTTTAATGCAAATGGGGAGCTTTACCGATATAATGTAAACATGATGGGGTTGCGGTACCGTTTTGAACTTACGGGCGACTGCATGAAATAAGCTGATGAGATTATCAGCACTATCAAGATTTAATTTTGTCTCCTCCTCCTCCTCCTTTGGTTTGGCATTCAACAGGATGCCAAATAGTAGGGTCGGCCACCTTGCCGGCCCTACACTTTTCTTCAAAGGAATGGTAGGTATGCTTGCCTGTTTTTTTGAAGCTGAACAAAGGTTCGGCTATGAAAAACGGCGGCAAATAGATAATTCACTCTTCCTCCTCCTTCAGTTTGGCACCTCCAGGGTGTCAAAGGATGGGGCTGGGCTCAGATTCCAGCCCCCATTTTTATTCACTTCTTCAGGAGTATTGTGATGCTCAAGACACCCAAAGCTCTGAGACTGCACATAGGAATTTTCGGCAGACGCAATGTCGGCAAGTCCTCGGTCCTCAATTCGCTTCTTAGTCAGCAGGTCTCTATCGTGTCCGAAGTGGCCGGAACAACCACCGACCCTGTTGAGAAGGTCATGGAGCTGCAGCCCGTCGGCCCGGTGGTTTTCGTGGACACAGCCGGAATCGATGATATCGGTGCACTTGGCAAGATGCGGGTGGACAAAACATACAAAGCAATCGAAAAGACCGACCTTGCCCTGGTGGTGACAGACCGCTGGCAGGAGTATGAGCAGAAACTTTGCGCAATGCTCAAAGAGCAGGGCGTCCCCGTTATCGTGGTTACCAACAAGGCCGATCTGCGCAACGATGGCGAGCTCGAAGAGCATATCCGGGACCTGAAAGTGGGCCCCGTGGTCGCTACGAGTATAGTAAAGGATGAAGGCATTTCCCGGCTGCGTCAGCAGATCATCGAAATTTCCGAGGATGTACGGATCGAAAAAGACACACTGCTCGGCGGGCTCGTAAACGACGGCGATACGGTTGTCCTCGTGGTGCCGATAGATATCGAGGCTCCGAAGGGCAGGCTGATACTCGCACAGGTACAGACCCTGCGCGAGGTGCTCGATGCGAACTGCTGTGCAATGGTGGTCAAAGAGAACATGCTCGAACAGACGCTCACCAATCTCAAACAGCCCCCCGCACTGGTGGTCACGGACAGCCAGGCATTCGCCCAGGTTTCAAAAACCGTTCCCGCTGATATACCTCTGACTGGCTTTTCGGTTCTGTTCGCTAGGTACAAAGGCGACCTCTGCTCGATGGTCGAGGGCGCCATGGCCATCGAGGAATTGAAGGGCGGTGACAAGGTGCTGATCTCCGAGGCATGTTCGCATCACCCGATAGGCGAGGATATCGGGCGGATCAAGATACCGCGATGGCTGCAAAGTTACGTCGGTGATGACCTGGACATCGAGGTAGCCGCAGGACGTGATTTCCCAGAGGACCTCTCCGACTACAAACTGGTGATACACTGCGGAGCCTGCGTATGGAACCGCAGGCAGGTGCTCTCCCGCATAGACATTGCAAGAAAGGCCCAAGTGCCGTTCACCAACTACGGCCTTACGATCGCCTACAGTCTGGGCGTTTTCGAGAGGGCCTTACAGCCGTTCGACGATGCAATGACGATCTACAAGGAACTGGCGAAGAAGTAAAAAGCCCGCTCAAACTTAGCGCATTGAAAAGGTCCGCTGGGATGTTCTTCCCCGCGGACCTTTTATATTTGATCCATAATCAAATAGCAGATAACGGCGGCAAATTCATTGCTCGCTCATGTTTGCCGGATTGCCCAGCCGCATAATTTCACAGTCCGCCGAGAATGGACTCACTTAAAAGTTCGTCGGAGGCGCGGCTGTTAAATTCTGCGGCGGCCCAAAGTGGGTGCTCCTCATTATTCCGTGAGGAACTTTTTTACATGCCGCGCTACAAGTCACTAAGCTCTTCGGCCGAAAGCACCTCAAAGCCTGCCTCGCTCACGATCTGCGGAGCGTTCGTTTCTTTGAGATTTTCGATCTCGAGACAGCATATTCCCTGGTGGTCCGGCTCGAGGACAAAGCCGTAAGCATCGATCACATTGATGTCATTTTCCGCCAGCACCGTCGTCAGCTTGTGCAGATTTCCCGGCTTGTCCGGCACGGATATCGCCAGCGTATCCTTCAGTGCACATGCAAAATTCTTCTCGGACAGTGCCAGGTACGCTTCCTGCGGCTTGTCCACGATCAGCTTCAGCAGACCGTAATCGCCCCGATCCTGCATAGCGAACGCACGCACATTGATATTACTTTCGAGCAGGCTCTGTGTGACCGATTCGAGTCTGCCTGGGCGGTTTTCTACGAATACGTTAAGCTGTTTGGTCATTTTGAGCCTCCTATTGTTCGTCTTTGGGTCTCTCGTCAATTACGCGTTTGGCCTTGCCCTCGTACACAGGCAGGAATCCCGGCTCGTGAAGCTTTACCAGGGGCTTAATGGTGATGGTTCCCTTGAGCTTTTCGACTATTCTGTGACGCAGGTTCTCCAGCTCGCCCGCGCTGCCTGTGAACATCTTTGAATATATCTCGACCTGTACGGTCAGCCGGTCGAGTGCTCCCTGCTTGTCGAGACATATCTGATAG comes from the Anaerohalosphaera lusitana genome and includes:
- the nuoF gene encoding NADH-quinone oxidoreductase subunit NuoF, whose protein sequence is MPTNEYVITLCDGPSCLHRVSREVRDAVEESLEKHGKSDSVRIHLSGCLGMCSKGPIMIVNPGYTIYGKITPEDAVNIVEQHIVNGQPVADKVVNEDHLYNRFFRIFGDNDFFGKQMRITLRNCGIIDPENIDDYLSLRGYEALAKVLTDMSPQDVIDEVKKAGVRGRGGGGFPTGMKWDFTAREQSDQKYVICNADEGDPGAFMDRSAIEGDPHTVLEGMIIGGYAIGASKGIVYIRAEYPLAIKRLEKAIADAKEHGFLGENILGSDFSYDLEIRLGAGAFVCGEETALIHSIEGSRGMPRPRPPYPSQSGLFGKPTLINNVETWANVPVIILDTGEWFSSIGTEKSKGTKVFALAGNVNNTGLVEVPMGTTLREIVYDIGGGLPEGKKFKAIQTGGPSGGCLPAEYLDTPIDYEHLAKAGSIMGSGGMIVMDEDSCMVDVAKFFLQFTQDESCGKCTPCREGTKRMLEILTRITEGKGQEGDIEKLERLGNMARKASLCGLGQSAPNPVLSTIKNFRVEYEEHINESKCRAGSCKSMLSFVITDACVGCGACRRVCPVDAITGGRKEKHVIDQETCIKCGQCFEVCKFQAVEKA
- a CDS encoding NADH-dependent [FeFe] hydrogenase, group A6, which produces MSDMIKIYINGREYEVAAGQTIMEAADKLGYHIPRLCYHPKLSIEGACRVCIVEVEGMRNFVASCAYPVTEGMKIRTNTKEIRRTRRDIVELILDNHPQDCHTCERNSNCELQRLSESMGIQRRHFEGEKKHYDKDLSSPAVVRDPDKCILCGRCVRMCSEVQNIHNLTQAHRGFKTVVMPAYNMPMDESVCSTCGQCINVCPTAAFMEYNYTQDLFEKLNDDSLTKVVQFAPAVRAAIGEAFGMAPGNNMEGQLVAALRKLGFDYVFDTQFSADLTIMEEGSEFLERLQNKGKLPLITSCSPGWMKCVEQFYPDMLDNISTCKSPMSMAGALIKTYFAEKIETDPKKILSVAVMPCTAKKYEADRPELEVDGMKTTDIVITTRELAWMIKSAGLDFINMPGEKPDAPMGVSSGAGAIFGVTGGVMEAAIRTAYELFTGETLVDIEMDNLRGLSGVKEGKLEIDGEEIRIAVAHGLGNASKLFDIVRKEPDRFHFIEIMGCPGGCIGGGGQPYCHAFSESLGEECLAARAKALYDIDRGKTIRRSLDNPDVQKLYKEYLQRPMSEMSHKLLHTHYKAQEPKGIIPAKSKR
- the nuoE gene encoding NADH-quinone oxidoreductase subunit NuoE — its product is MIEAKDNKLQEVRDFIAGTKQKDYPESYLIAVLHKVQELYGYLPQDVMDFVAEEMQVPTAHIWGVATFYHYFNLEPIGKHVVSVCMGTACYVKGADKVLDALKGDLGVEAGQTTEDGLFTLQEARCLGACGIAPVIMIDDKIYGELTAKSVVDLLNQYRKAESAGKK
- the hydG gene encoding [FeFe] hydrogenase H-cluster radical SAM maturase HydG, with amino-acid sequence MKHIDAARIEQLLQKHSKTDNAKVDAVLDKARSLQRLTLEETAVLLAADDAQNTEKIMEAAAYVKDAIYGKRVVLFAPLYISNACVNNCRYCGFKCENRSVDRRSLTPEEIKEQVSWLLNRGHKRILMVAGEALNFDGKKAIDYYCDSVQAIYDAQAGKNRIKRVNVNAAPLSVEEFKQLKGIGIGTYQVFQETYHDETYRYMHPSGPKSDPDNRINAIDRAFAAGIDDVGIGVLYGLYDYKFETLAMLMHCEHLENKFNVGPHTISVPRIEPVAGSDVSENVPHPLTDEDFMRLVAILRLSVPYTGIILSTRETPEMRDILVHHGVSQISAESRVSPGGYDDEETEEGIQFTLGDHRTQDEIIGSLLEQGYLPSFCAACYRKERTGERFMSLAKPGAIKGMCQVNALVTLKEYLDDFASDSVKQAGYKLINKQINSLTGTDREILRDMFKHIDDGVRDEYV
- the hydE gene encoding [FeFe] hydrogenase H-cluster radical SAM maturase HydE → MSDVRAVLNRVYTADMPDLRDIEYLLSLEDADQIDELYKFADNVRREQVGDGVLLRGIVEFSNYCRNTCAYCGLNKYNKQIRRYRMAHDEIMACLDKIVSCNTKTVVLQSGEEDELDAAWLQDLLFKIKDKHDIAVTLSLGERSDQEFEMWRNAGADRYLLKIETSDKQLYEKLHPEMSFDRRVECLRKLGSMGYQLGSGCMVGLKGQTTASLARDVQFFVREKIAMIGIGPFIPHSQTECANHACGDVELVCKMTAVTRIATKNTHMPATTALGSLGNGDMRLKALACGANVLMPNFTPVEYKKLYEIYPGKRCVNEPTGACSGCMEKMVKSIGRYVDWARGDTLKSYN
- a CDS encoding response regulator: MAKRVLIIDDDADFRESIANLLEAKNYNVSAAANGQEGIEKAKSDTPNIILLDVMMTTKSEGFDVARELQKIDSLKGTPVIMITGVRKEMNLPFGFEPDEDWLPVKDVLEKPVKPEDLLKAVQKYIK
- the hydF gene encoding [FeFe] hydrogenase H-cluster maturation GTPase HydF — protein: MLKTPKALRLHIGIFGRRNVGKSSVLNSLLSQQVSIVSEVAGTTTDPVEKVMELQPVGPVVFVDTAGIDDIGALGKMRVDKTYKAIEKTDLALVVTDRWQEYEQKLCAMLKEQGVPVIVVTNKADLRNDGELEEHIRDLKVGPVVATSIVKDEGISRLRQQIIEISEDVRIEKDTLLGGLVNDGDTVVLVVPIDIEAPKGRLILAQVQTLREVLDANCCAMVVKENMLEQTLTNLKQPPALVVTDSQAFAQVSKTVPADIPLTGFSVLFARYKGDLCSMVEGAMAIEELKGGDKVLISEACSHHPIGEDIGRIKIPRWLQSYVGDDLDIEVAAGRDFPEDLSDYKLVIHCGACVWNRRQVLSRIDIARKAQVPFTNYGLTIAYSLGVFERALQPFDDAMTIYKELAKK